The Lathyrus oleraceus cultivar Zhongwan6 chromosome 5, CAAS_Psat_ZW6_1.0, whole genome shotgun sequence genome includes the window GGCCCACATCGACGGACCGCTCCTGTCGTTCAAATGTTTCGGTGAATGTTGCATACCATTCATTCATGCTGGTAGAAAGGTTATCGagcctctcattttgtgcttgaagcTGGCTGCATATATGAGCATAGTgctcatcctgagtttgtatGAATGATTGTTGAGCCAACTGCATATCTCGCATCATATCTAAGAGTTCAGAAGAATTGTCTTGCTGCGGAGGAGACGGTTGGGATTCTTCAGCACCATATTGATACGGCTGATAGAATTGTCGTTGTGTTGACCAGCccatatgttgccattcaccccagccaccaCGGTTGGGAGCATCTTCTTCAGCAGCATATTGATACGGCTGATAGAATTGTCGTTGTTTTAATTAATGATTACACGTCAATTTTTCCTAAAAAATCGACATGAGAATATTTTGCATGAAATATTTCAAAGAACTAGTCTATAACTTTTCATTTACCTATCAACACTCTAACTTCATCGTCATTCACTGCGCAGAAACCCTAGACAATTTTATCATCACTCTCTCATCGAAACCCTTACATTTGTTGGTGATTTTCATCGTCACTCTCATCAAAACACGAACATCATCTCTATTTCCAACCTTAACTGAATCTTTGTCATCACGTTTGAGTTACTTCTTTATCACATTTTTGTTTATATTACTGAAATGGTTTTAGTTCATATCATTGAAATAGTTTTAATTCATATCAACACGAATATCATCTATATTCCCATACAACATCACTGAAATGGTTTTAGTTCATATCATTTAAATGGTTTCTCTTGATCATTATTTTTTCATTTTGATTATATCTCATCAGTCATGGTCGAACTACATTTGTTTTTCACTAAAAAGGTGTCTCTGTTATTAATCTTTATTTAGATAGTCATGACCGATACTTCATCATCACCAAAGCACATTTGTAGACCTTCATAATATCCCTATCTCCATCAAATAGGTCAGAGAATTCATTTTCTTGTAAAAtacctatatatatatatatatatatatatatatatatatatatatatatatatatatatatatatatatatatatatatatattccgGAATATTTCTAATATCATTCAACATCTACACATCATTATCATCtatattaattttaatttgtCTGATTCTAATGATATGACATGATTTATCATTATTCAAGTTGGTTTGAGTTCTTAACCCAATATACAAACTAATCATATATGGTTCACAACAATATAAAACGAACCAATGATATGAACCAActcaatttttttaaatttacATATTAAACTAGTTCTTCATGGCCGTGATCACCCTCTTCTTTCATCCACTTCTAAAGGTGAAGTACCTTTAGTAACGTGACGAGTGTCTCTCTTTCCCGCCTCGCCGTTGCTCTCATCCAAATACTGCTGATACATATAAGATATAAAGCCCCAAACAGCTAGCACCATAGAAATGGCTTTAATCCCATGCATTTTGTCTTGAAAGAAAACCACAGCTAGTATAGGAACAATAGGCAAACCCACTACACTAATAGCAAGAGAAAATAGAGAAGAAAACTCAAAAATAAGTCCAACACAACCAATATTAAAAACTTGCCAACCTATTGCTGTGAATGCAAGATCAAGCACATAAGAAGCTTTCCCCAACTCATACTCTTCCATTTCTTTCTGTATACCATTCCACTCTCCACTTGCGAAAAGTCCTACTAGAGGAACACAAGTAGCTACCAATGACTGATATATTATCATATCCATAACAGCTTTAAAACTCTCACTCTTCACAACCTTCTTGAAAGCTAGTTGTGTAAGGGAAAGGACCAATCCGTAGCCTGCAGATGCAGCTAAAGTGCAGATGAATCCAATCACATACATATTCTTTGAAACATTTGTGGAATTGGATGACTCACTTTGGAACACAAGGAGGGAAGAAGAAATTGTTAGAAGGACTAAGGAGTTTATTATGCAAGGTGTGAGCTTGAGTGAATTCAGGAAATAAGCAAATAAAGCATTGAAACCTAACTGTGATGAGCAAATAAGTGTAAAAGTAGAGACAGGTAGGTATAACAGCCCAAATGAAAATAAGTAACAAAGAAATCCAACAATGAGACCAAGTGAGACATAGACAAAAGATAGCATGAAAACAGATGCTTGATTTGGAATTGGATCAATAatgttattatttttattatttatgGTGATTTTTTTGGTTGATGAGATGAAAAAATAATATGGTAATAGAATTGGAAAACCAGCAAGTTGAACAACTGTTGCCATCCATTTACTCTTTCCTCCTTTTTCATAATACAATCTTCCAAGAAGTGTTGCAGCTGACTGCCCTACCAACACAAATACAGCGTAAATGGCTATCTTCAAATAATATCTACTTTTTCTTCTCATCATAATTGACTCGGTCATTATTTGATCCGGAAAGCTATTTTCCTCCGACGAAAATGTTTCTCTGGCTTCATTAGCATCTACAGAATTCAGACAAATTGTTCAATACTTGAACTTAGATATTGGACAAAGATGTTATATTGGCATGTACTTGTTATTTGTTGGCACTTTGTTTATGTCTATCTCATCAATTTCTTAGATTATAATCATAACCAGACAATAAGGTTCACGTGAACATGGTAATAAAACAACATAACCAAAGAAAGATGTTTTTGTCGGAAGCAAACAATTCCATATGATAATTAAAAGTGGTTTTTGTGTTTTTGAAACTAGAATTAAGTGACATACCTATTATGTGAAGTTGCAGTTCTTGAGCTTCTTCTGCCATATGTAGAAGTGAAAGAGAGTTAAGACAAGGAAAGTGTAGGGTTGTGTTACTGTATTTAAGAAGAAAAATGAAGTTGAACCACAAACATGAGAGTGGTCCACACGAGTCTCATTCGTGACAGAACATAGTAATTATGATTTTTCTCTCAGAATGGTATCTAAGATATTCCACAGTTAAGATTATTTGTATCTAAGTCttttatgaaaaatattaaacATGTGTCCTATACATAGTATTCTATTGAAACGTATGCATTTaattctatgaaaatttaaaaatatttttactTCATCTTtaatatatatctatatatctatatctatatatatatatatatatatatatatatatatatatatatatatatatatatatatatatatatatatatatatatatatatatatatatatatattgagagATAGAGAGTAATATTGTGAACTACTAAATATTATGCTGGTCCAATTTTCTGACTTTCTATCCTATTATTAATAGCAGATGGGTAAGTGTACTGGAAAAATTAAAGAAGGAAATGACATGCCTCAAATAATTGAGTTTGTTTACCTCCTTAAGGCATTCATGATTATATAGTGATGCCCTATCAATTTAGTGAAAATCTAAAATATAGTGATAAGAAGAATTCAAACATGTGCGGTGGAAGGCGGGCAGCTGTCCATGGGCAGCGGGTCCAGTCCGAGCGACTCGTAGGTATTGGATTTGATCATTTTAGTTTGAGAATGAATGCGTTCGTTAATGTGACTTGTTTTGGGTATGTTATAGATATATTGGATTTCAACAATTATTAGTATGTAACTTTATCACTATCGTTATTATAACCCTCAAAATGTAGTTTGGAGGATAGGCCGAAGAAGTAACAATCCTAGTAGAGAAATTTAGAGAGACAAGAAAGGAGATTCGGTGAAGTTCTTTGAATTTTAGAAACGTTAAGAGGTATATAATGGGATTGGCAAACACTTTTAAATACTTTGGATTTGAGTGTTTTATATATAGAGTTGGAAATTTTGAAAAACACTTATATAATAAATAAAGTTTGTTCTTAGGAACATGGTTGTTTCATATAATTCTTTTGTACTCTCTTGTAATAATTCTTGGAAGTATATTGAATCAAATAACTGCTCTCTTTTTTAGAGTAGATATATTTGATTGTGTAATATCTCATATCCTCTTAAATACTATATTCATTGTTAATTGTTGTCAGTCGGAATATATTGAGTTCCTGAATGTTCTATTTGTTGTCAGTTATTGTCAGCTGAGACAAATAGAGTAATTAGTGAACTCGGAAAAGATTAATCCTTACTCAATTAGCTTGATCTTTACTAGTTGGTATAAAAAAGTACATTTTGGTAACCTTGTTAAATGGTAAATTGGTTCactagggaacaaacactccCTAGATATTTTCTCTTCCTCTCTTTATGCTTCTCATTCCCTCATTTTGTTGGCAAGAAGAGAAAGAGAGGATAAGAGAAAAACGAGAAAAAGAGGAGAAGAGAAAGGAAAAAGAAGATAAAAAAGCTTGGAAGAGGATGAATAAAGCTTGCTTCATCAAGGATCATCTTCAATCTTTCAGCATCTTCATCTCTTAAGGTGGGTTCCTAGTTAGACACAGCTATGGTGGTCTCGTCACATCTCCTCAGTAATATAGAATCCAGGAGCAGAACCTacaaaagaagaagatggtgcggtgtgtggtggtgaagggtgatggggggacacatgaggTACGGGAGATTGCTCTCTCTGATCAAGCTCTTCATCAGTGTCGTGTCCCTCCTCATcaggaacattaggaggaagtgaacctaaaacaggtggagcatctaaatcaTAGGTTCAGTTCCTTGCATTACGTACATCAGTACGTCTTGTGCACTGTAAGGCAACAGATGGGATATCTATACTATGAATCATAAGCACATAACCTCCCTCTCTTCTCACTCGGCACAATTTCATATCTTTTAGAAATTTAAGGTTGATTGTGCGAGGAGCTAAGGGAACTAAGGTAGttatctcattgttcaggttaagagCCCGAGCAATAGACGTGATGAGTCCTCCAAAAATAATAGGTCCCGCTTTATTAAGAGTTAAAGCCATATGAGCAATCAtaaacgggaccgaattaatcctcctatttgtgaggcttccttgtaaaaatagaagctccCTAGCATTAACCTTGTTTGGATTCTCCCagccaaaaatagtacatgccaacagatatctaaaaactctgatggtcaggttatggatggtcgaggcaagaattccttcaaaagaagTTATTGAAGTATTAGACAATCTCTgccagaaggaaaatacctcgACTGACCAGtctgaatccaaaggggcctcacaaatagcaccttccccatgaggaaTTCCTAACAGACCTGCTAGTTCGTTGGTACTATACTCATACTCAACAACAAACATTCAAATTTAACAGTACCAACTGTACTAGCAGTCTTAGGACTGATaatataaattaaagaacttaaaaactcGACTGTCAGTCGCTCAAAGGTAGGCTCCCTGTTTACAAAAATAGTGTGCAAACCTAAAAAATCTAACAAATGAAAAACACTGTGGTAGATACCCAAAGTATACAGACAATTATCGTCCATGTACCTCGTCGGGAGAATTTCTCGATTTTGCGACCTTTCAATGATCCTGCTCTGCCTATCCTCAGGTTCCCCTTCGCGAAGAATATATTCGTTGAACTCCGTTGTTTTGCTCTTTGAATGTGTTGAAGAAAATGAAAGTgggtttatatatatatatatatatatatatatatatatatatatatatatatatatatatatatatatatatatatatatatatatatatagggtGGTAAAGATGGGATTTTTATGGATATTGATGGATGAAAATTAAAATGGAAGTTGGAAAGGTAAATTGTATGGTGGGAAGATGATAAATGTAGGAGCTTTTATGGGGTTCAAGGGAGTTTTTGGAAGAGGAAAAATGAGTTTTGGAAGTTTGAAGGGCAAAAAATGGTGAATTAATTGAATCTGCACTGAATATACCAGACGtcgtggcgggcgccacaagagcAAAATTTGAAGATGGGCCGAAATTTGAAGATTTTGGTATGGGCTTCTCCATGTTTTTTGGTCtggggtccggatagcattttCATTGTTTTTCCTAATAGAATAAGGCTtgcacaatttatgaaaataaaattaaaa containing:
- the LOC127084745 gene encoding purine permease 21; translated protein: MAEEAQELQLHIIDANEARETFSSEENSFPDQIMTESIMMRRKSRYYLKIAIYAVFVLVGQSAATLLGRLYYEKGGKSKWMATVVQLAGFPILLPYYFFISSTKKITINNKNNNIIDPIPNQASVFMLSFVYVSLGLIVGFLCYLFSFGLLYLPVSTFTLICSSQLGFNALFAYFLNSLKLTPCIINSLVLLTISSSLLVFQSESSNSTNVSKNMYVIGFICTLAASAGYGLVLSLTQLAFKKVVKSESFKAVMDMIIYQSLVATCVPLVGLFASGEWNGIQKEMEEYELGKASYVLDLAFTAIGWQVFNIGCVGLIFEFSSLFSLAISVVGLPIVPILAVVFFQDKMHGIKAISMVLAVWGFISYMYQQYLDESNGEAGKRDTRHVTKGTSPLEVDERRG